A single genomic interval of Peribacillus sp. FSL H8-0477 harbors:
- a CDS encoding TIGR03826 family flagellar region protein, which produces MNLANCPNCDALFVKTTFRMVCDACYKEEEAQFNKVYEFIRKSSNRTATMAQVVEATEVEEELIIRFVKSGKLRLAQFPNLGIPCEQCGKPINEGRLCKECSQNFNKELKTFEKEEDRRKEMIERDKKNTYYIKN; this is translated from the coding sequence ATTTAGCTAATTGCCCGAATTGCGATGCTCTTTTTGTTAAAACGACATTTCGTATGGTCTGCGATGCTTGTTATAAGGAAGAAGAAGCTCAGTTTAATAAGGTATATGAATTTATTCGTAAGAGCTCTAATCGGACGGCAACGATGGCGCAAGTTGTCGAAGCCACTGAAGTTGAAGAGGAATTAATTATTCGGTTTGTTAAATCTGGAAAGCTTCGTTTAGCGCAGTTTCCTAATCTGGGAATTCCATGCGAACAATGCGGAAAACCGATAAATGAAGGAAGGCTGTGTAAAGAATGCAGTCAGAATTTCAACAAAGAATTAAAAACGTTTGAGAAAGAAGAAGATCGCCGCAAAGAAATGATCGAACGTGATAAAAAAAATACCTACTATATAAAGAATTAA